In Streptomyces sclerotialus, the DNA window CCGCCGGATGCCGTCCCCGTCGTGGTACGGGGAGTGGGCCAGCAGCACCCGGCTGGTGTGCTCGGGCAGGCTCGTGCGCGGGAAGTACCGATCCGCCTCACCGGCGACCAGCCCGGCCAGCTCGTCCCCTTCGTGCGCGCCGGTGGCCTCCCACAGCCAGTGGTCGCCGTTGCGGACGACGAGCGGGGCGGGCTCGGGCACCCGGCCCGCGTACTGGATGCCCATCAGCTGCTGCTCCGGCTGCCCCAGCTCGCGCCAGAGCGCGGGGCGCCCGGGGCCCTGGCGCTTGCGGCAGGTCAGCAGGGAGTCCGGACCCGAAGGCGACGGGGACAGCTCGACCTGCCAGTACATGGTGTTGGCGGAGAGGAAGACCAGGGACGTGCCCGTGTCACGGGCCCGCTCGGCCGTCCGGCGCATGGGGACCGACCAGTACTCGTCGTGCCCGGGGAAGACCAGGCCGCGGTAGCGCGTCGGATCGACCCGGCCGGCGTGCAGGTCCCGGGCGTCGGCATAGGCGAGGTCGTAGCCGTACCGTTCCGCCCAGCGGATGAAGTCGTACGCGTGGCCGACGTGCAACGGCAGGCCCGCGCCCGCGAACGGGCGGTCGAAGGAGACCGTGACCGCCGCGTCCTTCTCGCCGAGCAGCGCGCCGTCCTCGTCCCAGGCGTGGTACAGGCTGGCGCCCGTCCGGCCGTCCTCGGGGTAGAGGTTGTACGCCTGCCAGGTGACGTCCGGGAGCAGCAGGAGCAGGTCGGCCGGGCGGTCGTCGCGGACCGTGAAGGGGATGTGGCTGCGGTAGCCGTCGGCGGTGGTCAGCACGGCGACGTACGCGCCGACGTGCCAGTACTCGGGGATCTGGAGCCGCCAGGAGAGCCACCAGTGGTGGCAGGAGACCGTGCGGTCGGCGGTGAGCGGGGCGGGCTGGACGATGCCGGAGAGCCGGGGGCTGGTGGTGATTTTCGAGGCTCCGGCCGCGGCGTAGTGGCCGATGCGGTAGACGTCGATGCTGAAGGGCTGCGGCGGGTCGACGGTGATCCGGAAGTCGATGGCCTCGCCGGGGGCCACCGCGCCGCTCGCGGTGAAGCCCTTGATCTGGCGGCGCACGTCGTCGGCGGTGCGGGGGCCCGCGCAGGAGCGGGGCAGCGGGATGGGCGCCTCGTCATGGGTGAGAACCGGATCGACGTACCAGGGGACCACCTGCCCGGAGTCGAAGTAGTTCTCACTGCCACGCAGCCACGGAAGCGGCCCCTGGCCGAACGGATCCGTCACGGCATGCGCGAGCGCCCCGGACTCCCACCGCCGGATCTGCTGTGTGCCCACGCTCCCACTCCCCTCCCTCGCCCCACCGGCTCTCTCGGCACCCGTCGGCTGCGCTGTCCTGCCGCCCGCACGGCGTCACCGGTACGGGCGGCAGGACGAGCTCGCGTGTACGAGCTCTCGGGTACACGTTCGTTCCTAAGAGAAGCGGCGAGTACCCCCAGCACATCACATTACGCACTTGGACCGTCACCCTTCGTCGTGAATTTACGGTCGAGAACGACCGGAAGGCGAATTGGAGGGAAACGGAAGGCCGGAGCCCGTACGCGGTGGGCGGCCGGCAGCGGCCGGGGGCGACGCTCGGTGGAGGGCGGGGTGGCGGTTACACCAGGCGTACGGGCTTGTCGGGGCGTACGCCCAGCTCGCCGAGCCAGTCGCGGAGCGGCTCGGCGTCGCCGTCGTCCACCAGGCTGCGGACCGGGCGGCTCACGTCGGCCCGGCGGGCGCCGTCGACCAGCAGCGCGGGCCCGTCCAGCCAGTCCAGTCCCGGAGCGGCACCCGCGGTGTCCACGGCGGCGCAGCAGACCATCGCCGTGACGTGGTCGGCGAGCAGCTCACGGCCCGAGCGGGGCGCCTGCAGGGGGAACAGCGGCACCCCGCCGTCGACCAGCCCGTCCCCCCAGGACACCCCGGGCCCCGCGGTCTCGGCGGCCTCCTGGGCCGGACCCGCCGTACGGACAGCGGCCCGGCGGTCGGCGGTGGCCCGCTCCTCCCGCTCCAGCTCGGTCACCAGGCGCGCGGCGACCAGGTCGCTCTCCGCCGCGTCCCGGGCCAGCCGCTCGATCACCCGGGTCAGCGTGGGCCCGGCCACGGCGGACTCGCCACCGATCGCCGCGCGAGCGGCGTCCGAAGACGCCGCGGCCTCGGGACGGACCGCGCTCCTGGAAGCGGCCACGGCCTCGGCATCCGCCGTCCGCACCCGGCCGCCGAGGCGCTCGGCGGCCTCCGCCGGCGGCTCGCCGAGGGCCCGGCCCGCGCCGGCCTCGGCCGCCCCGACGGGCTCGCCCACGGAGCTCTTCGTGCCCACCGGCTCCTTCGCCCGTACGGGCTGGGCCGCACCGGTCCCCTCGTCGGGACCGGCAGCCGCGAGAGCCGGGAGATCGTCCAGCACGCGGTGCAGGCGGGCGGCCTCCAGCCGCCATTTGCGGTCGACGACCTCCTCCGGATAGCGGTCCCAGGCCACCGGCGCCCAGTCGGGGCCGGTCTCGGCGGGGCCGCCGTGGAAGAGCCGGGCCGCCAGCAGGGACGCGGCGCGGTCGATGGCGCCGGGCTCCTCCAGCAGGTCACAGGCCGGGCGCTCGCCCAGCCGGGAGGTGAAGCCCTCGGCGAGACGGTCACGGCGGGAGAGCTCGGTGAGCGCGGAGACCACACCGGCGTCCAGCCGGGCGGGCCAGCGGCCCATCCGCCAGGCCGGCAGCGCCACCCGGGTCAGCAGCCGGTCCCAGCCCGCGTACGCCAGGCCCACCTGCTCCTGCGCCACGATCCGCAGGCCGTAGTCCACGCCCTGGGCGCGCGCGGACGCCGCCGCCGCGACCCCGCGCTCCATCTGTGCGGCGTGCTCACCGCAGCCGCGCAGCAGCAGCCGCGCCACCCGGCCAACGAAGCGCAGCGGTACCCCGCGCAGCGTGCCCCGGGCCCGGGCCGCGACCGCCACGGCGGCGTCCAGGCCGCGGACGAAGCGGCGCGCGGCCGCTATGTCGGGGTGGGCCGAGGGGCCCGTACCCGCGACGACGGGGGCCAGCAGGGCCCGCAGCTCGCCGACCCGCATCCACCACAGGAACGGCGAGCCGATGACCAGCACCGGCGCCGGTGCCTGCCGGTCCGCACCGGCCCCGGCCACGCGGGACGCGGACGCCGCGCCTCCGGGCGACGCGTGCGTGCGGTGCGTACGGTCCTCCAGCCAGCTGTCGCAGTCGGGGGTGAGCGCTATCGCGGAGGGCGCCGGCACTTCCAGGCGGTCGGCGAGGTCACGCACCAGGCGGTACAGATCGGGCGCCGACTCCTCGGCGACCGGGACCGTGGGACTGAGCGCGGGCCTGGCCCGGGCGACCACCGTCGCGACCAGCGCCGCCAGCAGCAGCACCACCGCCGCGAAGCCCGCCACGATCCAGCGGGCGAGGGCCCAGCCGCCGGAATCCCAGGAACCGGGCCCGCCGGTCGCGGCCCCGGCGAAGAGCACCACGGCCAGCGCGGCCGGGAGCACGGCCGCGCCCAGGGCCGCGCCGCGGATGCGCAGTACCGCGAGCGCCCGGGCGCGCGCTGCCTGTTCGCCTGCTTCCGGACCTGCCACGAGCCTGTACACCCCCTGCTGTCCTGCATGAACGGGACGGAGAGAAGACGGGACGGAAGAGAGCCGGCACCATGCCGTCGGCCGCTCGCGACCGTCGGCGCGTTGCTCGCTCCCCACCACTCTGGCACCGGCCACTGACATCGCAATGCCGGTGAGCCACTTGCCGGACGTCTCAGGGGCAGCCGGGCCGGGAGCCGGAACGGACACCACAGGACGCTTGCGCGGAACCCTAGTTGGGGCGCCGCCGCACGTCAGCCGTTAACCGGTTCGGTCACTCGATGGAATGGCTTTGGGTAAAGCACGGAACCGGCCGCGGACGGCCGGTTCCTCGTACAGGGCGGGACCGGGGCCTTTGCGGAGGCCCGGCGGTCCCGGCGTGTTCTCCTCAGCCGGCCTGCTCGGCGGCCTTGGCGGCGATGTCCGTCCGGTGGTGGGACCCGTCCAGGGAGATCCGGCCGACCGCGGTGTACGCGCGGTCCCTGGCACTGGCCAGATCGGACCCGGTGGCGGTGACGGAGAGCACCCGGCCGCCCGCGCTGAGGATCCGGCCCTCGGCGTCGTACCGGGTGCCCGCGTGCAGCACGTACGCCTCGTCCTGCTCGGCCACCGCGTCCAGGCCGGTGATCGGGTCACCGGTACGCGGGGTGCCCGGGTAGTTGTGCGAGGCGATGACGACCGTGACGGCCGCGCCGTCGCTCCAGCGCAGCGGCGGGAGAGCGGCGAGGTTGCCGGTCGCCGAGGCCATCAGCAGGCCCGCGAGCGGGGTCTTCAGGCGGGCGAGGACGACCTGGGTCTCCGGGTCGCCGAAGCGCGCGTTGAACTCGATCACACGGACACCGCGCGAGGTGATCGCCAGGCCCGCGTACAGCAGACCGGAGAACGGGGTCCCGCGGCGCCGCAGTTCGTCCACGGTCGGCTGCAGCACGGACTGCATGACCTCGTCGACCAGCTTCGGGTCGGCCCACGGCAGCGGGCTGTACGCGCCCATGCCGCCGGTGTTCGGGCCCTCGTCGCCGTCCAGGGCGCGCTTGAAGTCCTGCGCGGGCTGGAGCGGTACGACGGTCTCGCCGTCGGTGACGGCGAAGAGCGAGACCTCGGGGCCGTCCAGGAACTCCTCGATCACGACGCGGTCGCAGGCCAGCGCGTGCGCCCGGGCCGCCTCGACGTCGTCCGTCACCACGACGCCCTTGCCCGCCGCGAGCCCGTCGTCCTTGACCACGTACGGGGCACCGAACGCGTCCAGGGCCTCGTCGATCTCGGCGAGGGTGGTGCACACGTAGCTGCGCGCCGTCGGCACGCCGGCCGCCGCCATCACATCCTTGGCGAAGGCCTTGGAGCCCTCCAGCTGCGCGGCGTCGGCCGAGGGGCCGAAGACCGGGATGCCACGGTCGCGTACGGCGTCGGCGACACCGGCCACGAGCGGTGCCTCCGGGCCGACGACGACCAGCTCCGCCTGCAGGCTCACGGCCAGCTCGGCAACGGCCGCGCCGTCGAGGGCGTCCACCGGGTGGAGCTCGGCCACCTCGGCGATGCCGGCGTTGCCGGGGGCGCAGTGCAGCGCGGTGACGTCGGGGTCGAGGGACAGGGAGCGGCACAGGGCGTGTTCGCGGGCGCCGCCGCCGATGACGAGGACCTTCACAGGGGCAGCCTAGTCGTCCCGGGTGACGGCATGCCGTGGCGCCCCTGAGGGCGACGCGCCCGTCCGCCCCTGCAAGCCGGCAGATGCTGTCACTCCCCGCCACACGAACGGACACAACAGGGCACGGCTGGTCGAACATGCGCATACGACCGGCTGAACATGGATAAACAGGTACAACCCGGCGAACGGGTACAGCTGATCGAGGGACGCGCGCCTGTCCCCATCTTGGGTACCTAGGTGGAGTTCATGGGGTGTAGCAACTCTTTCGAGTGAGGCCGGGAACAGGCCTATACCTGATCCCGCACCACTTCCGGGCGGAAATAGCTGGATCCTGGCGGCAACGCCAGCCGTTCGGCGGTAGGAAGGGTGTCGCGCGCCACGGCCGTCTCCATCGCATCGCGCGCACCGCACGTATCTTCAACAGGGAGTGCACGGGTGAGCCAGCCGGAGATGCAGCCCGAGAGGCCTCCCGAGGGGCCCCCTCGGGAGGAAGGCGAGGACGCGCAGGGGCGGGATCGCGGTGATCTCGCCGGCCGTGCCTTCCCCCTCGGTGACTGGGGAGAACCGGCCGAGCGCCTGGACGAGCTGTACCAATGGGCCGAGACCGGTGCCCTGCACGTCATCGACTGGTATCTCGCGGACCGCGTCGTCAAACGGCGCACCGCCCGGATCCTGCGGGCCGGCGCCGCCACCGGCGTCTCGGCGGGGGCGCTGCTGCCCCTGCTCGGCCTCACCGGCGCGCTGGAGGACGGCACCCAGTACGGCTATCTGGCCCTGCTGGTCGCCGCCGTCTGCATGGGCTGCGACCGGTTCTTCGGCGTGACGGCGGGCTGGATGCGGGACGTGGCAGCGGCGCAGGCCGTACAGCGGCGACTGGAAGCGCTGCAGTTCGACTGGGCGTCGGAGAGCGTCCGGGAAGTGCTCGGCCCCACGGAGGGCACCGCCGCCGAGGCGGCCGAGCGCTGCCTGACCGTACTGCGGCGCTTCAACGAGGACATCGCGGAGCTGGTCCGCTCCGAGACGGCCGACTGGATGATGGCGTTCCGTACCGGCCCGGTACCGACCGGCAGCCAGGCGACACCGGCCCCGTGGGGGCCGCCGCGCCAGGAAACCGCGCCGGACCGCACGGGCCGCATCGTGCTCCCCCCGGGCACCCGCCCGAACATGCCCCGCCAGCGCCCGCCGGAGCCGCCACGGTGAGCGGGGCGTGCCGGGAGGTGGGCCGTCGGCCGGAGACGCCCCGGCAGTTACCGGCGGAGACGCTGCGGTGAGCGGGCCGTTGCAGGGCTCAGGTGTCGGCAGGACGGCCCACGCGGCGTCCCCGGAGACGCATGGTGAGCGGGCCGCTCCAGGGGTGGGGCGCCCGGTCCGGCGCCCGCTTCCGGTCAGCTGAAGACGATCATCGAACCCTGGCCGAGGCTGCGGGTCGCCGCCGCGTGCAGCCCGAGCCAGACATGGCGTTCCCGGGCGAACGGACTGTCGTCGCCGACCGCGCCCTCCGCCCGCTCCTCCAGCTTCGTGGGCCGCTCCGGCGGCGTCGGGGCCGCGGGCGGATTGGCCGGGTCGATGCCGATGGCCGGTCCGACCATCTCCAGCTCCCGCAGCAGCCCGTGGGACGAACCCAGCGGGCCGCCACCGGCCAGCAGTTCGTCGTTGGCGAGCGGATGCGGGAAGTCCACCGGTACGTACGCGCCCGCGTGGTCGTAGTGCCACACCAGGTGCGACTCCTGCGCCGTACTCTCGAACATCTCCAGCAACTGCTCGTAGTCACCCCCCAGTTCGTCCACCGGCGAGACGGCGAGGCCGCAGATCTGGAGGAGGTACGCGCGGCGCAGGAAATGCAGCGCGTCGTAGTCGAACCCGGCGACCGGCGCGACGTCCCCGGAGAGGCCCGGCATGTAGTTGAAGACCGGCACGGGAGGCAGCCCCGCGTCGTTCAGCGCCTTGTCGTAGGAGGCGAGCTCTTCGGAGAAGGGATTGTCGGGGCTGTGGCACAGCACGTCGACGAGGGGGACCAGCCACAGGTCACACGCCACAAGTTCTCGCTTCCGCTCGGGTCCGGCTGACGAAGCCGATGGTCGGGACAGCGTAGTGCTAGGCGAGGTTCTCGACGAGGGCGAGGGCATGGGCGTTGTACTCGCGCACCAGGCGCTGCGCGGTGGCCACGTCACGGTGGACGACCGCGGTCGCCAACTCCTGGTGCCCCTGCCACAGATGACCGCGCAGATCAGCCTTGGCACGCAGCATCGGCACAGCGAACACCCAGCCCTGTACCCGCATCCGGTCCAGAAACTCCGCGATGTAGGAATTGCCCACGAGATTGCCGAACTCGCGCCAGAACCGCAGGTCGTAGCCGATCAGTACGTCCAGGTCGCCGCAGCGCGCCGACCGTTCCGCTTCCTCTGCGCGGCGCCGGATGGAGACCAGCGCGTCGGACGTGACACCGCGGACCAGTTCCTCGGCGCCGGTACGGAAGACACCTTCCACGACGAGCGTGCGAGCCTCGACCATGGCGCGGTAATCGGCGGCCGTGAACGTGTGGACGCAGAACCCGCGGTGCTGCTCCACGTCCAGGAGGCCCTGCGCGGAAAGGTCGAGCAGCGCCTCACGGACCGGGGTCGCGGAGACCCCGTACTGCTCGGCGATCTCCTTGACGGTGAACTGGCGGCCCGCGGGCAGCCGTCCGGCCAGCACCTCGTCGCGCAGCGCGTCTGCGATCTGCTGTCGGAGTGTGCTGCGCTGGATGACTCCGCTGACCGGCCCGGCGGGCATCGTGTCCGTCTCCTTCCACGACCGCACGGAACTGGAGCGGCCCTCGCTCTCACGATAGGCGAGCGTCGCACGAGACGGATGGGACGGTGGTTACGAAAGGGCTCCACGAGAGGCGTGGCGGGACGTGGCGGGGGCCGGTGACGGGGGCCGGTGGCGGGGCGCGGTGGGGCCGGTGGCGGGGCGTGGTGGGGCCGGTGGCGGGGCCGCGGTGCGCGCCGGTCGGCGAGACGCGGTGTGGGCCGGTGGCCGGGCGTGGTGCGGGCCGGTGGCCGGGCACGGTGTGGGCCGGTCGGCGGTTTCGTGCGCCCGGCCGGTGGGCTGCCCCACCGGCCGGGCCGCACGGGAGTACGTCAGACCGTGTACGCGTCTGCCGTGGTCAGGGCCTCGTCGAGCGCTGCCAGGCCCTCCTTCGCCTCCGTCTCGGTGATCGTGCACGGCGGGACGACATGCGTACGGTTCATGTTCAGGAACGGCCACAGGCCCCGCTCCTTGCACGCCGCCGCGAACTGCGCCATCGGGGTGTTGTCCGCGCCCGAGGCGTTGTACGGCACCAGCGGCTCGTGCGTCTCACGGTTCCTGACCAGCTCAAGGGCCCAGAAGACGCCCATGCCGCGCACCTCGCCCACCGACGGGTGCCGCTCGGCGATGTCCTTCAGCGCCGGGCCGATGACCTTCTCGCCGATCTCCGCGGCGTTCTCCACGATGCGCTCCTCCGCCATCGCGTTGATCGTCGCGACCGCCGAGGCGCAGGCCAGCGGATGGCCGGAGTACGTCAGACCGCCCGGGTAGGGGCGCTTGTCGAAGGTCGCGGCGATCTCAGCGGAGATCGCGACACCGCCCAGCGGCACGTAACCGCTGTTCACGCCCTTGGCGAAGGTCATCAGGTCGGGCACGACGTCGAAGTGGTCGAGCGCGAACCAGCGGCCCGTCCGCCCGAAGCCCGCCATGACCTCGTCCAGGATGAAGACGATGCCGTACCGGTCGCAGATCTCCCGCACGCCGGCGAGGTAGCCGGGCGGCGGGACCATGATGCCGGCGGTGCCGGGAATGGTCTCCAGGATGATCGCGGCGATCGACTGCGGGCCCTCGAAGGCGATGGTGTCCTCAAGGTGGCGCAGTGCGCGCTCGCACTCCTGCTGCTCGTTCTCCGCGTGGAAGGGCGAGCGGTACAGGAACGGGCCCCAGAAGTGCACCACGCCGGCCGACGCGGTGTCCGAGGGCCAGCGCCGCGGGTCACCCGTGAGGTTGATCGCCGCGGCCGTGGCACCGTGGTACGAGCGGTACGTGGAGAGCACCTTCGACCGGCCGGTGTGCAGCCGGGCCATGCGCACGGCGTTCTCCACGGCCTCGGCGCCGCCGTTGGTGAAGAAGATCTTGTCCAGGTCGCCGGGCGTACGCTCGGCGACCAGCCGCGCGGCCTCGGACCGCACGTCCACGGCGAAGCCCGGCGCGAGGGTGCACAGCTTGCCGGCCTGCTCCTGGATGGCGGCGACGACCTTCGGGTGCTGGTGCCCGATGTTGGTGTTGACCAGCTGAGACGTGAAGTCGAGGTAGCGGTTGCCGTCGTAGTCCCACATGTACGAGCCCTCGGCGCCCGCGATCGGCAGCGGGTCTATCAGGCCCTGCGCCGACCAGGAGTGGAAGACGTGGGCACGGTCGGCGGCCTTCACGGCCGCGCCGACGGCGGGGTCTGGTTGCGTCGTGGTCACGGTCACTACCTCGGATCGCTCAGGGCCGCCAGGACTTCGGGAACGCGGGAACTCCGCACGACGAGGACGCTGTGCAGGGAGGCGCGGGTACGGGGCGGCGGACGCTGACCAGCCTAAGGATCACCGCGCCGGCGACGGTACCGACAGTGTGTATGGCACTCACCACGCGCTCTGACAGGTTGTCGATCGCGGGGTGAATTGGCTTTGGGGCGGGGGCCGGAGACGGGGGCGAGGGCGGGGGCCGGAGACGGGGGCCGGAGACGGGGGCCGGAGACGGGGGCGGGGACCGGAGACGGGGGCGGGGACCGGAGACGGGGGCGGGGACCGGGGGCAGGGGCGGGGGCCGGGGGCAGGGCCGGATGCCCGAGCCCGGGTCTCCGCGTCCTAGTAACCGGGGCCCTCCCCCTCCCCTCCCCCTCCCCACTCCACCTCAGTCGTCGGCCGCGCCGTGCCGCGGCTCAGTCGTCATCGTCGTCGTCATCCTCGTCCGCGTCGTGGTCCGCCACCGGTATGGCCTTGGGGTGACCGTCGGTACACCGGATCGCGTACGTACGGTCGTCGCCGTCGTCGATAGGTTCGAACTCGATCGTCGCGACGTCGGACGGGCCCCGCTTCACGGTGTCCATGTGGTAGCCCGAGGCCGGGCTCCAGACCGTGAGGTACACCCGGCCGTCGGGGCGGCACTCGGCGGTCGCGCTGCCGCCGGTGACGTTGACGGTGCCCACCCGCCCGGCGGAACCGGCGGAGGACGTCTCACCGGAGCCGGGCGTGGCACCGCCGGAGGGGGTACCGGCCCCACTCGCGTCCGGGGCGGCGGAGTCGGAGGCGCCGCCGCCTGGCTCCGAGGAGCCGGGCCGGGCGGAGGTGCGGGCGGCCGCGAGTTTCTGGCGTACCCCGTCGTCGTCCAGCGGCTCGGCGCGGGTGTTCTGCAGCCCCATGTCGGTGTTGGCCAGCGACCACGCGCCCAGCCCGCCCGCTCCCGCGAACGCGCAGACCCATACGGCCGTCACCACGGCGCCTCGCCACTTCATCGCGCGTCCTCCTTTCCCTGTCCCCGCGTTTCCTGCGGTGCTCTGTCTCCGCCGGTGCTCTGTTTCCGCCGGTGCGTTGTCTTCGCCGGTGCCCCGTGCCTTCGTCGGTGCCCCGTGTCTCGCCAGTGCCCATGCCTTACCGGTGCCCCGTGCCTGCCTCGGTGGCTGCCTGGGCCGGCCGGTCCCGGTGTTTCTTCACTCTGCCTGCTCGATCCGCCGTCGGCGGGTTTTCCACAGGCCGGATGTGTCTCTTGCCGGTCTCGTCCGGGTGAGCGGGTTGTCCACAGATTCCACGACGCCCGTACAGGAACGAGTCGACCAGGCACGTTCCAGACTCGCGCACCATTCCCTAACGGCCGGTTAAGGCGGCCCCAAAGCCTGTGGCCGGCCCTCCGATCGGGATCATCGCTGGTTACCGTGGCGTCATGTCCCACCTGCTCGTCGTCGAGGACGACCCCCAGCTGCGCAGTGCGCTCGTGCGGGCGCTGCGGGACCGCGGTCATGCCGTGGCCACCGCCGCGACCGGGATGTCCGGCCTGGACGCTGCCGT includes these proteins:
- a CDS encoding N,N-dimethylformamidase beta subunit family domain-containing protein encodes the protein MGTQQIRRWESGALAHAVTDPFGQGPLPWLRGSENYFDSGQVVPWYVDPVLTHDEAPIPLPRSCAGPRTADDVRRQIKGFTASGAVAPGEAIDFRITVDPPQPFSIDVYRIGHYAAAGASKITTSPRLSGIVQPAPLTADRTVSCHHWWLSWRLQIPEYWHVGAYVAVLTTADGYRSHIPFTVRDDRPADLLLLLPDVTWQAYNLYPEDGRTGASLYHAWDEDGALLGEKDAAVTVSFDRPFAGAGLPLHVGHAYDFIRWAERYGYDLAYADARDLHAGRVDPTRYRGLVFPGHDEYWSVPMRRTAERARDTGTSLVFLSANTMYWQVELSPSPSGPDSLLTCRKRQGPGRPALWRELGQPEQQLMGIQYAGRVPEPAPLVVRNGDHWLWEATGAHEGDELAGLVAGEADRYFPRTSLPEHTSRVLLAHSPYHDGDGIRRHQETSLYRAPSGALVFASGTFAWSPALDRPGHIDERIQRATANLLDRICKRD
- the purD gene encoding phosphoribosylamine--glycine ligase, encoding MKVLVIGGGAREHALCRSLSLDPDVTALHCAPGNAGIAEVAELHPVDALDGAAVAELAVSLQAELVVVGPEAPLVAGVADAVRDRGIPVFGPSADAAQLEGSKAFAKDVMAAAGVPTARSYVCTTLAEIDEALDAFGAPYVVKDDGLAAGKGVVVTDDVEAARAHALACDRVVIEEFLDGPEVSLFAVTDGETVVPLQPAQDFKRALDGDEGPNTGGMGAYSPLPWADPKLVDEVMQSVLQPTVDELRRRGTPFSGLLYAGLAITSRGVRVIEFNARFGDPETQVVLARLKTPLAGLLMASATGNLAALPPLRWSDGAAVTVVIASHNYPGTPRTGDPITGLDAVAEQDEAYVLHAGTRYDAEGRILSAGGRVLSVTATGSDLASARDRAYTAVGRISLDGSHHRTDIAAKAAEQAG
- a CDS encoding SLATT domain-containing protein, coding for MSQPEMQPERPPEGPPREEGEDAQGRDRGDLAGRAFPLGDWGEPAERLDELYQWAETGALHVIDWYLADRVVKRRTARILRAGAATGVSAGALLPLLGLTGALEDGTQYGYLALLVAAVCMGCDRFFGVTAGWMRDVAAAQAVQRRLEALQFDWASESVREVLGPTEGTAAEAAERCLTVLRRFNEDIAELVRSETADWMMAFRTGPVPTGSQATPAPWGPPRQETAPDRTGRIVLPPGTRPNMPRQRPPEPPR
- a CDS encoding GntR family transcriptional regulator yields the protein MPAGPVSGVIQRSTLRQQIADALRDEVLAGRLPAGRQFTVKEIAEQYGVSATPVREALLDLSAQGLLDVEQHRGFCVHTFTAADYRAMVEARTLVVEGVFRTGAEELVRGVTSDALVSIRRRAEEAERSARCGDLDVLIGYDLRFWREFGNLVGNSYIAEFLDRMRVQGWVFAVPMLRAKADLRGHLWQGHQELATAVVHRDVATAQRLVREYNAHALALVENLA
- a CDS encoding aspartate aminotransferase family protein, producing the protein MTTTQPDPAVGAAVKAADRAHVFHSWSAQGLIDPLPIAGAEGSYMWDYDGNRYLDFTSQLVNTNIGHQHPKVVAAIQEQAGKLCTLAPGFAVDVRSEAARLVAERTPGDLDKIFFTNGGAEAVENAVRMARLHTGRSKVLSTYRSYHGATAAAINLTGDPRRWPSDTASAGVVHFWGPFLYRSPFHAENEQQECERALRHLEDTIAFEGPQSIAAIILETIPGTAGIMVPPPGYLAGVREICDRYGIVFILDEVMAGFGRTGRWFALDHFDVVPDLMTFAKGVNSGYVPLGGVAISAEIAATFDKRPYPGGLTYSGHPLACASAVATINAMAEERIVENAAEIGEKVIGPALKDIAERHPSVGEVRGMGVFWALELVRNRETHEPLVPYNASGADNTPMAQFAAACKERGLWPFLNMNRTHVVPPCTITETEAKEGLAALDEALTTADAYTV